Proteins from a single region of Aureibacter tunicatorum:
- a CDS encoding MarR family winged helix-turn-helix transcriptional regulator yields MKKFKTGELLGKSSRLLSNKLTQGLTKHQIELTPEQWMVLEVLVNEPKSQKEICEITLKNKASINSLVSNLIKTGLVSKSVSESDKRNNVISITDLGIQIKKASNQVASETLDIALEGLSSKDIETLNGYLLKIKNNLIK; encoded by the coding sequence ATGAAAAAATTCAAAACAGGAGAACTACTTGGCAAGTCATCAAGATTGCTAAGCAACAAGCTTACACAAGGCTTGACAAAACATCAGATAGAATTAACTCCAGAGCAATGGATGGTTCTCGAGGTGCTAGTCAATGAACCTAAGAGTCAAAAAGAAATTTGTGAAATAACTCTTAAAAACAAAGCCAGTATCAATAGTCTAGTTTCAAACTTGATAAAAACAGGGCTTGTCTCCAAATCCGTCTCCGAATCTGATAAACGAAACAATGTAATATCGATTACGGACCTAGGCATACAAATAAAAAAAGCATCCAACCAAGTGGCTTCCGAAACATTGGATATCGCATTGGAAGGATTGTCCTCAAAAGACATTGAAACACTCAATGGCTATCTCCTCAAAATCAAAAACAACCTTATCAAATAA
- a CDS encoding NAD(P)H-binding protein: MAKQITIFGATGFVGKKLIRLAIERGYKIKALARSKNKLKEFESKIEIIEGDYFDLNKIDEAIHGSSAILSTIGPPLKAKGIDESKYHDSLNHLINRLEKKGSTKFINISGAAIKFPDEKLSFKRKALRLMLNLMAQQMINVKDGELEILTNSNIDFISIRPPMIKDIQGEYSVNDNSLVSMSVGVDQICNFMLDNIDNDQWRRKAPLIGNI, from the coding sequence ATGGCAAAACAAATAACTATTTTTGGAGCTACTGGCTTCGTTGGAAAGAAACTAATTCGACTAGCTATTGAGCGTGGCTATAAAATAAAAGCTTTAGCGCGATCGAAAAACAAACTTAAAGAGTTTGAATCTAAAATAGAGATTATTGAAGGCGACTACTTTGACCTAAACAAAATCGATGAAGCTATCCATGGTTCATCTGCAATCCTATCTACGATTGGGCCTCCGTTAAAAGCAAAAGGAATTGATGAAAGCAAATATCATGATAGCTTAAACCATTTGATTAATCGATTGGAAAAAAAGGGCTCAACAAAATTCATAAATATTTCAGGCGCTGCAATTAAGTTTCCGGATGAAAAACTATCATTCAAAAGAAAGGCTTTGAGGCTTATGTTAAATTTGATGGCTCAGCAAATGATCAATGTCAAAGACGGAGAATTAGAGATACTAACAAATTCCAATATTGATTTCATATCAATAAGACCTCCAATGATCAAAGACATACAAGGAGAATATTCCGTTAATGACAACTCTCTTGTAAGCATGTCTGTGGGTGTTGATCAAATATGCAATTTCATGCTTGACAATATTGACAATGATCAATGGCGCCGAAAAGCTCCTCTTATTGGCAATATCTAA
- a CDS encoding leucine-rich repeat domain-containing protein: MFNNKLQIFLATCLFFAVSSCSEFLKQIEIPETNPTVGTNTGIQATNQENQIIQSVISSETVKSDLMIFVKDTEGQSLSEATINISDENFTTDINGFILLENIEVNKDFVAVKASKENYVEAIKTVRTSDSGLSTVYLYLKDAPEAKVFTASEGATVEYEEITLVFPENAIADQDGNRYEGNVNTSITYYDPTAEDFEETMPGILVGIDEDENIVGLISRGMIKVDLRDDEGNELEIFEGEEVEIRMPAGDNAPQTIPLWHLNEKHGLWMETATATLQGDEYVVNVKHFSTYNLDFKIEDSIEPTIIIKDQDGNLIKNQEIEVKVNSDQGNASKNIATDENAEFKLINAPKGDYTFELETICGEIKSASVALDETKTYEVTIDLSSEQSIVNLNLSGNLKQCEENYSNKAFAISFDLNGSKKYLGGYTNAEGEFEIQKVLCDMSEGDYPAKVIIIDDEVQLSQDFTITISETNKTYDFNLCEGSIGTEIIDELDDNFIIIFDDEILQINIIYELGLEPNTTITYGHIKDIDSLYIGLGDGKNGVESINGMEYFTNLTYLEIFGGTFSDISPLAALSQLEELDLGHNLISDISNLTSLNNLKVLNLSSCYNLDLSTISNLNGLTKLDISRNYHLNNISPLANLVNLVELNMESCDKTDLSGLANLVNLKVLNLGGKTDRNDISVLANLTNLTKLDLSGHYDLSNFSPLADLTNLTDLSLNNNSQLNDITLLANLTNLTKLSLRNNGQLIDISPLINLTNLTKLSIDNNDQLTDISLLANLTNLTDLSLSNNGQLIDISPLANLTNLTTLFLGGNHQLTDISPLKNLNQLEYLYLRYTGFTREQVDELKQTIPNCHITF; encoded by the coding sequence ATGTTCAACAACAAACTACAAATATTTCTAGCAACCTGCTTATTCTTTGCAGTTAGTTCATGCAGTGAATTTTTAAAACAAATTGAGATTCCTGAAACTAATCCAACTGTTGGAACTAACACAGGCATCCAAGCCACTAATCAAGAAAACCAAATCATCCAGTCTGTAATTTCCAGTGAAACTGTCAAAAGCGACCTGATGATTTTCGTCAAGGACACTGAAGGTCAATCCCTCAGTGAAGCAACTATCAACATTTCGGACGAAAATTTCACAACTGATATCAATGGTTTCATTCTCTTGGAAAATATTGAAGTCAATAAAGACTTCGTCGCTGTCAAAGCCAGCAAAGAAAACTATGTCGAAGCGATCAAAACTGTCCGAACTTCTGACAGCGGACTTTCGACGGTATACCTTTATTTGAAAGACGCTCCTGAAGCTAAAGTATTCACAGCAAGCGAAGGCGCTACTGTAGAGTATGAAGAGATCACTTTGGTATTCCCTGAAAATGCTATCGCTGATCAAGATGGCAATCGCTACGAAGGAAATGTAAACACATCGATCACATATTATGATCCGACGGCAGAAGACTTTGAAGAAACTATGCCAGGGATATTGGTCGGAATTGACGAAGATGAGAATATTGTAGGTCTCATCTCTCGCGGGATGATCAAAGTAGACCTGAGAGACGATGAAGGCAATGAGCTGGAAATCTTCGAAGGGGAAGAAGTGGAAATCAGAATGCCGGCAGGCGATAACGCTCCGCAGACAATCCCACTTTGGCACTTGAATGAAAAGCACGGACTATGGATGGAAACTGCTACAGCCACGCTCCAAGGTGATGAATATGTCGTCAATGTAAAACATTTCTCAACTTACAATCTCGACTTCAAGATCGAAGACAGCATCGAACCAACGATTATCATCAAAGACCAAGACGGCAACTTAATCAAAAACCAAGAAATCGAGGTAAAAGTAAACTCTGACCAAGGAAATGCTTCCAAAAATATCGCTACAGATGAAAATGCCGAATTCAAACTTATCAATGCTCCAAAAGGAGACTATACTTTTGAGCTAGAGACTATATGTGGTGAAATAAAATCAGCTTCTGTCGCTCTGGATGAAACAAAGACCTATGAAGTCACTATCGACCTAAGCTCAGAACAGAGCATAGTCAATCTGAACCTCTCTGGTAATCTAAAACAATGCGAAGAGAATTATAGTAATAAAGCATTTGCCATATCATTTGACTTGAATGGTAGCAAAAAATATCTGGGTGGATATACAAATGCTGAAGGTGAATTCGAAATACAAAAAGTATTATGCGATATGTCTGAAGGAGATTATCCTGCGAAAGTTATTATTATAGATGATGAAGTTCAGTTGAGCCAAGACTTTACAATTACTATTTCAGAGACCAACAAAACATATGATTTCAATCTTTGTGAAGGGAGTATAGGTACAGAAATCATTGATGAACTGGACGATAATTTTATTATTATTTTTGATGATGAGATACTACAAATTAATATAATATATGAATTAGGTTTGGAGCCTAATACAACTATTACATACGGTCACATTAAAGATATCGATAGTCTATATATTGGACTTGGTGATGGTAAAAATGGGGTAGAATCAATAAATGGGATGGAATACTTTACAAACCTGACTTATCTAGAGATATTTGGTGGTACCTTTTCAGACATATCCCCACTTGCAGCTCTAAGTCAACTTGAAGAACTTGATCTGGGACATAATCTTATAAGTGATATTTCTAACTTAACCAGCCTTAATAATCTCAAGGTATTAAATTTGAGTTCCTGTTATAATTTAGATCTTTCTACTATTTCAAATCTGAATGGCCTTACGAAACTTGATATTAGCAGAAATTATCACTTAAATAATATTTCACCATTAGCAAACTTAGTAAATCTGGTTGAGCTTAATATGGAGTCTTGTGACAAAACAGATCTATCTGGCTTAGCTAATCTAGTAAATTTAAAAGTTCTTAATTTGGGAGGAAAAACGGATAGAAATGATATTTCAGTTTTAGCCAATCTAACTAATTTGACAAAACTTGATCTCTCTGGTCATTATGATTTATCAAACTTTTCGCCATTAGCTGATCTAACAAATTTGACAGATCTTTCCTTAAATAATAATAGTCAACTAAACGATATTACTCTATTAGCTAATCTAACAAACTTGACAAAGCTTTCCTTAAGAAATAATGGACAACTAATCGATATTTCTCCATTAATTAATCTAACAAACTTGACAAAGCTTTCCATAGATAATAATGATCAACTAACCGATATTTCTCTATTAGCTAATCTAACAAACTTGACCGATCTTTCCTTAAGTAATAATGGACAACTAATCGATATTTCTCCATTAGCTAATCTAACAAATTTAACAACACTTTTCTTAGGTGGTAATCATCAACTAACAGATATTTCTCCATTAAAAAACCTAAATCAATTAGAATATTTGTATTTAAGATACACTGGCTTCACACGAGAGCAAGTCGACGAACTAAAACAAACCATTCCTAATTGCCATATAACTTTTTAA
- a CDS encoding VOC family protein, producing MKIDHLAIWVRDLDLAKAFYEKYFNMKSGEKYINETKGFSSYFLSFENSDTRLEIMHRDDIEDSFFDHSKKLGLTHFAISLGNKIKVDELTELLRQDGYKVVGEPRVTGDGYYESVVEDAEGNWVELTE from the coding sequence ATGAAGATTGATCATTTGGCAATTTGGGTGAGGGATTTGGATTTGGCTAAAGCATTTTATGAGAAATACTTTAACATGAAATCTGGTGAAAAATACATTAATGAAACGAAGGGGTTTAGTTCTTACTTTCTTTCATTTGAAAATTCAGATACGCGGTTAGAGATCATGCATAGGGATGATATTGAAGATTCGTTTTTTGATCATTCCAAAAAGCTGGGATTAACGCACTTTGCTATATCGTTGGGAAACAAAATTAAAGTCGATGAACTCACCGAGCTTTTGAGGCAAGATGGATATAAGGTTGTCGGAGAACCTAGAGTAACAGGAGATGGGTATTACGAGAGTGTAGTGGAAGATGCGGAAGGAAATTGGGTTGAACTGACAGAATGA
- a CDS encoding AraC family transcriptional regulator translates to MELKTFNASSYSELIERIWYLDSGVEALNTVVPPHPYVNLIIPLDRSSYYLDGQLIDYPILEGLATEIRQVNYSSNAKIIGIRFYAYGAYPFFRIKGKQLFNNFASMPLELDLRYVTTEVLIDRLYACLNHLFSIKTNEEIKPICEFYHDFRWGELDLNIEEYCRKSGTSYSSLNRKFTQIIGLSPKKFERLIKFRKALCAVIDSDESLTEVGALSGYFDQAHFIREFKIFANNTPSKYQKIIKQADKETNLVNYNFKLL, encoded by the coding sequence ATGGAATTGAAAACCTTCAATGCTTCTAGTTATTCCGAATTGATAGAAAGAATTTGGTACTTGGATAGTGGCGTTGAAGCTTTGAATACAGTTGTCCCTCCTCATCCTTATGTAAACCTAATAATTCCTCTTGATCGCTCCAGTTACTATTTGGATGGTCAATTGATTGATTATCCAATTCTTGAGGGGCTTGCCACAGAAATACGCCAAGTCAATTATAGTTCTAACGCGAAAATTATTGGAATCAGATTTTACGCTTATGGAGCGTATCCATTTTTTAGAATAAAGGGAAAGCAATTGTTCAATAATTTTGCGAGCATGCCTTTAGAGTTGGACTTGAGGTACGTAACTACAGAAGTGTTGATTGATAGGCTATATGCTTGCTTGAATCATTTGTTTAGCATTAAGACAAACGAGGAGATCAAACCGATTTGTGAATTTTACCATGATTTTAGATGGGGAGAATTGGATCTTAATATTGAAGAATATTGCAGAAAGTCTGGCACAAGCTATTCTTCACTCAATAGAAAGTTCACTCAAATTATAGGCCTTTCACCCAAGAAGTTCGAACGTTTGATTAAGTTTCGAAAAGCGCTTTGCGCGGTGATCGATAGTGATGAAAGCTTGACGGAGGTTGGCGCATTGTCTGGTTATTTTGATCAAGCTCACTTCATTAGAGAGTTTAAAATATTTGCCAATAATACTCCTTCCAAATATCAAAAAATCATCAAGCAGGCTGATAAAGAGACAAATTTGGTCAACTATAATTTCAAATTATTGTAA
- a CDS encoding NAD(P)H-binding protein — MTYTAVVVGATGLVGKNLVQELINDSECNEIRVIVRRESNFDHPKVKVFVVDFSQLMDYAEAFQGDVLFSCLGTTRADAGSPEKQYLVDYTYQFQSAKLASENGVNAYVLVSSPFKDIDSKNYYRRMKAELEESTMQLSFDKIVFLRPNGLMGKRERKRFGENRAMKIFISLVKIFPKLGKYKPILGSDVAKAMLKSYHLSQNQASRILTYDRDEVEVFI, encoded by the coding sequence ATGACTTATACAGCTGTAGTTGTCGGCGCCACTGGCTTGGTAGGGAAGAATTTGGTTCAGGAATTAATCAACGATTCTGAGTGCAATGAGATTCGTGTGATTGTCAGAAGAGAATCGAATTTCGATCATCCTAAAGTTAAGGTGTTTGTAGTGGATTTTTCCCAGCTTATGGATTATGCGGAAGCTTTTCAAGGGGATGTTTTGTTTTCTTGCCTTGGCACGACCAGAGCGGATGCCGGCAGTCCTGAAAAGCAATATTTAGTAGACTATACGTATCAATTTCAGTCCGCAAAATTAGCTTCGGAGAATGGAGTTAATGCATATGTTTTGGTTTCATCCCCATTCAAGGATATAGATTCTAAGAACTACTATCGAAGAATGAAAGCCGAGCTGGAAGAGTCGACAATGCAGTTGTCTTTTGACAAAATAGTTTTTTTGAGACCTAATGGCCTTATGGGAAAGAGGGAGAGAAAACGATTTGGAGAAAATAGAGCAATGAAAATATTCATTTCATTGGTGAAAATATTTCCGAAGCTTGGAAAGTACAAGCCTATATTAGGCTCGGATGTGGCAAAGGCGATGTTGAAATCTTATCACCTTTCACAAAATCAAGCATCGAGAATTTTGACATACGACAGGGATGAAGTGGAGGTTTTCATTTGA
- a CDS encoding oxidoreductase, translating to MGNKKWDTSLMPDLSGKVAVITGGNAGLGYEISLQLAKRNAEIVIACRTESKGFDAIKRIEGAIGRKIEAEVIRLDLSDFDSVRAFAEEFKSRHEQLDLLINNAGVVNLKEREETASGLEMHMATNHYGHFLLTGLLYPFIVKTPDARVVTMSSGGHKFADLNFDDLNWNNRPYDRTKSYGDSKLANLLFARILQQRFEMDKSSAISLAAHPGLSATERQQTIGVGGWLTRILAQPVWMGALPALRAATDPEAKPLEYYGPRWGIRGYPVLEKMSPKAHDQQLAEKLWKVSEEVTGVKY from the coding sequence ATGGGAAATAAAAAGTGGGATACGAGTTTAATGCCTGATTTAAGCGGAAAGGTGGCTGTTATCACCGGTGGCAATGCAGGTTTGGGTTACGAAATCAGCTTGCAATTAGCCAAACGCAACGCGGAGATTGTTATAGCTTGTCGAACAGAAAGCAAAGGCTTTGATGCGATAAAGAGAATCGAAGGAGCTATCGGCAGAAAAATCGAAGCGGAAGTGATTCGATTGGATTTGTCGGATTTTGATTCGGTCAGAGCATTCGCGGAGGAATTCAAATCGCGCCATGAACAATTGGATCTTTTGATTAACAATGCGGGTGTTGTGAATTTGAAGGAAAGAGAAGAAACAGCTTCAGGACTTGAGATGCACATGGCCACAAACCACTATGGACATTTTCTTTTGACAGGTTTGTTGTATCCGTTTATTGTGAAAACACCTGATGCGAGGGTAGTGACTATGAGCAGTGGTGGGCATAAATTTGCCGATTTGAATTTTGATGACCTCAACTGGAACAATCGTCCATATGATCGAACGAAATCTTATGGGGACAGCAAGCTAGCGAATCTTCTTTTTGCGAGAATCTTGCAACAAAGATTTGAGATGGACAAATCATCGGCGATATCATTAGCCGCTCATCCAGGACTGAGCGCTACAGAAAGACAACAAACGATTGGTGTTGGAGGATGGTTGACGAGAATATTGGCTCAACCTGTATGGATGGGAGCATTGCCGGCGCTTAGAGCAGCAACGGATCCTGAAGCTAAACCTTTGGAGTATTATGGTCCCCGATGGGGCATAAGAGGTTATCCTGTATTGGAAAAAATGAGTCCAAAAGCTCACGATCAACAGTTGGCTGAAAAGCTTTGGAAAGTATCCGAAGAAGTAACAGGAGTAAAGTATTAG
- a CDS encoding BCCT family transporter, translating into MFFIKNKSFNPVVFLSSCLIILIVTVSSAVAPEALSGVFKVVQGWLIANTSWIYILSVAIMVFFCIWLIASRKGDIKLGPDHSEPEYSDTSWFAMLFSAGMGIGLLFFGVAEPLMHYSAPPAADPLSVEAAKDAMKITFFHWGLHAWAIYATLAVILAYFAYRKDLPLLPRSIFYPILGDKIHGRAGDFIDTFAVIGTMFGVASSLGYGVSQVNAGLNYLFGVPVNLYVQVGLIIGITAMATISVVLGLDGGIKKLSNVNLILAVLLLGLVLILGNSVDLLKAYVQNTGAYLSDFVHKTFNLYAYEKNESWLGGWTLLYWGWWVSWSPFVGMFIARISRGRTIREFIIGTLFIPASFAFLWFTVFGNTAIEIAGSAGGEEFIQVATENVPIALFKMFEYLPLTNILSVIGLLLVVTFFVSSSDSGSLVIDTLASGGKEHPPVWQRVFWAVLEGFVAIALLIAGGLDALQTMTIASAFPLMFLIIIGLIAFIKTLHQDYLLANSIQNHSTSVQYTLANVSWKERVKYLSRHPSQGRTLVFLEETVYPALMEFKEELMKHGSEVQVVISDLSVALKINNGDAVDFHYEVQVRDFAVPDYANKSREEYSRAEVFLLNGGQDYDVFGYSKEQIIADAITQYERHFHYLHVTTSEEVER; encoded by the coding sequence ATGTTTTTCATTAAAAATAAGTCATTTAATCCTGTAGTATTTTTAAGTTCTTGTTTGATCATTTTAATCGTCACTGTTTCCAGCGCGGTTGCGCCTGAGGCTTTGAGCGGAGTTTTTAAAGTTGTGCAGGGCTGGCTGATTGCGAATACCAGTTGGATTTATATCCTTTCGGTGGCAATAATGGTGTTTTTTTGTATTTGGTTGATCGCTTCTCGAAAAGGAGACATTAAACTGGGACCAGATCATTCAGAACCGGAATATAGCGACACTTCATGGTTTGCGATGCTATTTTCAGCGGGTATGGGAATTGGCTTATTGTTTTTTGGAGTAGCAGAACCCTTGATGCATTATAGCGCGCCCCCGGCGGCGGATCCTTTGAGCGTTGAGGCGGCGAAAGACGCCATGAAGATTACATTCTTTCATTGGGGCTTGCATGCTTGGGCTATATATGCTACGCTAGCAGTAATATTGGCTTATTTTGCTTATAGAAAAGACCTGCCTTTATTGCCAAGGTCGATATTTTATCCTATCCTAGGAGATAAAATTCACGGAAGAGCAGGAGATTTTATTGATACTTTCGCTGTCATTGGAACCATGTTCGGTGTTGCATCATCGTTGGGCTATGGTGTTTCTCAGGTGAATGCAGGCTTGAACTATCTTTTTGGAGTTCCTGTCAATTTGTATGTGCAAGTGGGACTTATTATAGGCATCACCGCTATGGCGACGATTTCCGTGGTTTTAGGACTTGATGGAGGCATCAAGAAGCTTTCCAATGTCAATTTGATTTTAGCGGTATTATTGTTGGGTTTGGTTTTGATATTGGGAAATTCGGTGGACTTGCTCAAGGCGTATGTTCAAAATACTGGCGCTTATTTATCTGATTTTGTTCACAAGACATTTAATTTATACGCTTACGAAAAGAATGAATCTTGGCTTGGCGGTTGGACATTGCTTTATTGGGGATGGTGGGTTTCATGGTCCCCATTTGTAGGAATGTTTATCGCAAGAATATCAAGAGGCCGAACGATCAGAGAGTTTATCATCGGTACTTTATTCATTCCGGCGTCTTTTGCTTTTTTGTGGTTTACCGTATTCGGGAATACTGCTATTGAAATCGCCGGTTCTGCTGGAGGCGAGGAGTTTATTCAAGTAGCTACGGAAAATGTTCCAATAGCTTTATTCAAAATGTTCGAATATTTGCCATTGACGAATATTCTCTCTGTGATCGGGCTATTGTTGGTCGTTACATTTTTTGTGAGCTCTTCGGATTCTGGATCGTTGGTGATTGACACTTTGGCTTCTGGAGGGAAGGAACATCCGCCAGTATGGCAAAGAGTTTTTTGGGCCGTATTGGAAGGTTTTGTGGCGATAGCTTTATTGATTGCTGGTGGATTGGATGCATTGCAGACGATGACGATAGCTTCGGCTTTTCCTTTGATGTTTTTGATTATAATAGGCTTGATTGCATTTATCAAAACTTTGCATCAGGACTATTTATTGGCGAATTCCATTCAAAATCACAGTACCAGCGTGCAGTATACATTGGCTAATGTTTCTTGGAAAGAGCGCGTGAAATATTTGTCGAGACATCCAAGCCAAGGAAGAACATTGGTGTTTTTGGAGGAAACAGTTTATCCGGCTTTGATGGAATTCAAGGAAGAATTGATGAAGCATGGAAGCGAAGTGCAGGTAGTGATTTCTGATTTGAGCGTCGCTTTGAAAATCAATAATGGAGACGCCGTTGATTTTCACTATGAAGTGCAGGTAAGGGATTTCGCTGTGCCTGATTATGCCAACAAGTCAAGAGAGGAATATTCTAGAGCTGAAGTATTCTTGTTGAATGGTGGACAAGATTATGATGTGTTTGGTTATAGCAAGGAGCAAATAATCGCCGATGCGATTACCCAATACGAAAGGCATTTTCATTACCTTCATGTCACGACCAGCGAGGAAGTGGAAAGATAA
- a CDS encoding DUF6999 family protein: MTDFLNIETHDSRDPNPWLAMYLDTSIDINKKTKEALMRDNDSKAKRYLFPIVWFSSKVSMFFIHVFKFFFPKLINSSKILHRILAWGLKNFVSADANLLIFRHFHVGSEILQFIAGNIDGIEMKTSPLKPKNFEDVKDDLFLDHDLNLYNFVINLNHQLQTHQVHIQKKEQLNLSMISEDQFDHIDFPDKWTNVLDLRSAIELFTPFYQLFLTANDFVRASNSLQLDETIAIYTSQILGTPGHIGLVNNRHPMVPVTTYSAAFRLVLHGLAAESLHEVLVKIKQGIPRDGVVLPENGTVQV, encoded by the coding sequence ATGACAGATTTTTTGAATATAGAAACACATGACAGTCGGGATCCGAATCCCTGGCTGGCGATGTATTTGGACACAAGTATTGATATCAATAAAAAGACCAAAGAAGCTCTGATGAGAGATAATGACTCCAAGGCTAAGAGATATCTATTTCCGATTGTTTGGTTCAGCTCTAAGGTCAGTATGTTCTTTATTCATGTGTTTAAATTTTTCTTCCCGAAGTTGATTAATTCATCGAAAATACTGCACAGAATATTAGCTTGGGGGTTGAAGAATTTTGTCAGTGCTGATGCCAACCTACTGATCTTTCGTCATTTTCATGTGGGCAGTGAGATACTTCAGTTTATAGCTGGTAATATAGATGGGATAGAGATGAAGACGAGTCCTTTGAAGCCAAAGAATTTTGAGGATGTAAAGGATGATTTGTTTCTTGATCATGATCTGAACCTCTATAATTTTGTTATAAACCTGAATCATCAACTTCAGACCCATCAAGTTCATATTCAGAAAAAGGAACAATTGAACTTGAGTATGATCAGCGAAGATCAGTTTGATCATATAGATTTTCCTGATAAATGGACGAATGTACTTGATCTTAGGTCGGCGATAGAACTGTTTACACCCTTTTATCAGTTATTTCTCACAGCAAATGATTTTGTAAGAGCTTCCAATTCACTCCAGCTGGATGAAACGATAGCCATATATACTTCTCAGATACTTGGTACACCCGGACATATAGGTTTGGTCAACAATCGACACCCTATGGTACCAGTAACGACCTATAGTGCAGCTTTCAGACTGGTATTACATGGCTTGGCCGCAGAGTCACTTCATGAGGTACTAGTTAAGATCAAACAAGGTATTCCAAGAGATGGAGTGGTGTTGCCTGAAAATGGAACAGTTCAGGTTTAA